The genomic window AGGGCGTCGAGCACGTCCAGGACCAGCTCGGCATCGACAGCCTCTACGAGGCCGACCACACCCCGCTGATCGGCCACCTCAACAACGCCCTCAAGGCGAAGGAGTTGTTCCACAAGGACCAGGAGTACGTCGTCATCGACGGCGAGGTCATGATCGTCGACGAGCACACCGGCCGTATCCTCCCCGGCCGCCGCTACGACGAGGGCCTGCACCAGGCCATCGAGGCGAAGGAGGGCGTACGGGTCAAGGACGAGAACCAGACCCTCGCCACCATCACCCTGCAGAACTTCTTCCGCCTCTACGGCAAACTCTCCGGGATGACCGGCACGGCGATGACCGAGGCTGCCGAGTTCCACCAGATCTACGACCTCGGCGTCGTCCCCATCCCCACCAACCGGCCCATGGTCCGCAAGGATTGGCCGGACCTGATCTACCGCGGCACGGACGCCAAGTTCGAGGCGGTCGTCGACGACATCGCGGAACGCCACGCCAAGGGCCAGCCGGTGCTGGTCGGCACCACGACGGTCGAGGTCTCTGAGGCACTCTCCGGCCGGCTCCGCGCGCGCCGCGTCCCGCACGAGGTCCTCAACGCCAAGAACCACCAGCGGGAGGCCCTGATCGTGGCCCAGGCGGGCCGGAAGGGAGCGGTGACGGTCGCCACGAACATGGCGGGCCGCGGCACCGACATCATGCTCGGCGGCAATCCGGAGGCCCTGGCCCGCGCGGCGTTCCCGGAGGAGGCGAGCGAGGAGGAGCGACAGGCGATCCTCGACCGGACGACCACCGAAGTGGCCGCCGAGCGCGAGGAGGTCACGGCGCTGGGCGGCCTCTACGTCCTCGGCACCGAACGCCACGACGCCCGCCGCATCGACAACCAGCTCCGCGGCCGCTCGGGCCGCCAGGGCGACCCGGGGGAGTCCCGCTTCTACCTCTCCCTCCAGGACAGCCTGATGCGCCTGTTCCAGGCCCAGCTCGTCGAGCGCCTCATGGCCGTCACCCACCTCCCCGAGGACGTCCCCATCGAGAACAAGGTCGTCACCCGCGCCGTCGCCTCCGCCCAGGCCCAGCTCGAACGCCAGCACTTCGAGTCCCGCAAGGACGTCCTGAAGTTCGACGAGGTCCTCAACCGCCAGCGGCAGCTCATCTACGCCGAGCGCCGCCGCGTCCTGGCGGGCGAGAACCTCCGTGAACAGATCCTCCACTTCATGGACGACACCATCGAGGCGTACGTCGCCGCGGAGACCTCCGAGGGCTACCCCGAGGAGTGGGACCTGGACCTCCTGTGGACGGCGGTCGGCCAGCTCTACCCGGTGCGCCTGACGATCGAGGACCTGGAGGAGGAGTACGGCGACCGCGCGAACCTCACCGCCGAGGTCCTGGTCACGGCCCTGACGGACGACATCCACGCCCGTTACGAGGAGAGGGAGGCGGAGCTGGGCGAGGAGTCCCTGCGCAGGCTCGAACGCCTGGTCGTCCTCTCGGTCCTGGACCGCCAGTGGCGCGAGCACCTCTACGAGATGGACTACCTGCGCGACGGCATCGGCCTGCGCTGGACCCTCGGCCGAGAGCCGATCATCGAGTACGAGCGCGAGGGCTTCGACATGTTCGTCGCCATGACCGATGCCATCAAGGAGGAGTCCGTCGGCTTCGTCTTCAACCTCGACGCCACCTCCGAGGGCCCCCTCGGCCCCACCCGTGAAGAGGACGCCCTCCACTTCACGGCCCCGACCGTGGACACGGCCGACGGTGTGGTGGAGGGCGACCGCAAGCGCTAGGGGGCTCAGCAGTACTTGTCGCTGGGGTCCCGCGTCGTCCACGAGCACGAGTCGACCTTGGCGCCGCTCGCCTTCGACAGGGCCGCCGTGTCACTGGTGTTGTTCCAGACGTAGGCCTTGCGGTTCTGGTACTTGTCCGCGGTCGTGTCCTTGGCCGAGCCGGTGTGGACCTTGATGGTCTTCTTCGCCCCGATCTTGACGTTCGGGAACGTGTACTTGTGGTTCTGGGGGTCCTTGAGCACCCAGCCCTTCAGCGAGATCGCCTTCGAGCTCGTGTTCTTGATCTGTACCCACTCGCCGTTGAGGCTCGCGTTGGAGCGGGTGTCCTTGCCGGGGCTGTCGAAGTACACGCGGTAGATGATCACGCCGCCGGCGGCCTCGGCCGGGCTGCTCAGCAGGGTGCCGGTGAGGGCCACGGCTCCGGCGAGCGCGGGCAGGGCAGCGCGTATGCGCTTGTGCATGGAGATCCCCCCAGGGTCCTCGTTCAAGATCGTCGTGGTCCATCGACGATCAGCTGATACGACTGATGCGACTTTTGGATCAGTCGGATAGAAGTCATATCACCCCGTCTTCACGCGTGCTTCACAAACGGAGAAAAGGCATCGTCAACGGCACATCGCACGAAGTGGGTCAACAAGGGGACGCGCGGTCCTGCGGGCCCCCGGATGCGGCCACAATGGGGGGATGAGCGACAGTCCAGCCCCTCTCGCCGATCCGCATCTCGTCTTCGACCCGGTCGACGGCGTACGGGACGTAGTGATCCTCGGATCGACCGGCTCGATCGGCACCCAGGCCATCGACCTCGTCCTGCGCAACCCGGACCGCTTCCGCGTCACCGGGCTCTCCGCCGCCGGAGGGAGGGTGGAACTGCTGGCCGAGCAGGCGCACCGCCTGCGTGTACGGACCGTCGCCGTCGCCCGGGAGGACGTCGTACCGGCGCTGAGGGAGGCCCTGACCACCGCGTACGGAGCAGGGGAGGTCCTGCCCGAGATCCTCGCCGGTCCGGCCGCCGCAACCGAGCTCGCCGCGTCCGACTGCCACACGGTGCTGAACGGCATCACCGGCTCCATCGGCCTCGCCCCGACCCTCGCCGCCCTGGAGGCGGGCCGCACCCTCGCGCTCGCCAACAAGGAGTCACTCATCGTCGGCGGCCCGCTGGTGAAGGCGGTGGCCGAGCCCGGCCAGATCATCCCGGTCGACTCCGAGCACGCCGCTCTCTTCCAGGCCCTCGCCTCGGGCACCCGCGCCGACGTGCGCAAGCTGGTCGTCACCGCCTCCGGCGGCCCCTTCCGCGGCCGTACGAAGGCGGAACTGGCGGACGTGACCCCCGCCGACGCCCTCGCACACCCCACCTGGGCCATGGGCCCGGTCATCACGGTCAACTCCGCGACCCTGGTCAACAAGGGCCTGGAAGTCATCGAGGCGCACCTCCTCTACGACATTCCCTTCGATCGCATTGAGGTCGTCGTGCACCCCCAGTCGTATGTCCACTCGATGGTTGAGTTCACGGACGGATCGACGATGGCCCAGGCGACGCCCCCC from Streptomyces sp. DSM 40750 includes these protein-coding regions:
- the secA gene encoding preprotein translocase subunit SecA — protein: MNSLTNRIMRAGEGRTLRHLEHTAADVASIEEDFAALDDTGLRALTDEFKQRHKDGESLDDLLPETFATMREAARRTLGMRHFDVQVMGGAALHLGNIAEMHTGEGKTLVATLPVYLNALTGKGVHVVTVNDYLARRDAEWMGKAYEFLGLTVGVVRSESTPAERRAAYACDVTYGTNTEFGFDYLRDNMARSKSELVQRGHHFAIVDEADSILIDEARTPLIISGPADQAPHWYEAFAKLVRPMKGVQVQEERFTRPTDKERLQELRAGHHYEYDPRKRTVAILDEGVEHVQDQLGIDSLYEADHTPLIGHLNNALKAKELFHKDQEYVVIDGEVMIVDEHTGRILPGRRYDEGLHQAIEAKEGVRVKDENQTLATITLQNFFRLYGKLSGMTGTAMTEAAEFHQIYDLGVVPIPTNRPMVRKDWPDLIYRGTDAKFEAVVDDIAERHAKGQPVLVGTTTVEVSEALSGRLRARRVPHEVLNAKNHQREALIVAQAGRKGAVTVATNMAGRGTDIMLGGNPEALARAAFPEEASEEERQAILDRTTTEVAAEREEVTALGGLYVLGTERHDARRIDNQLRGRSGRQGDPGESRFYLSLQDSLMRLFQAQLVERLMAVTHLPEDVPIENKVVTRAVASAQAQLERQHFESRKDVLKFDEVLNRQRQLIYAERRRVLAGENLREQILHFMDDTIEAYVAAETSEGYPEEWDLDLLWTAVGQLYPVRLTIEDLEEEYGDRANLTAEVLVTALTDDIHARYEEREAELGEESLRRLERLVVLSVLDRQWREHLYEMDYLRDGIGLRWTLGREPIIEYEREGFDMFVAMTDAIKEESVGFVFNLDATSEGPLGPTREEDALHFTAPTVDTADGVVEGDRKR
- a CDS encoding lamin tail domain-containing protein gives rise to the protein MHKRIRAALPALAGAVALTGTLLSSPAEAAGGVIIYRVYFDSPGKDTRSNASLNGEWVQIKNTSSKAISLKGWVLKDPQNHKYTFPNVKIGAKKTIKVHTGSAKDTTADKYQNRKAYVWNNTSDTAALSKASGAKVDSCSWTTRDPSDKYC
- the dxr gene encoding 1-deoxy-D-xylulose-5-phosphate reductoisomerase — protein: MSDSPAPLADPHLVFDPVDGVRDVVILGSTGSIGTQAIDLVLRNPDRFRVTGLSAAGGRVELLAEQAHRLRVRTVAVAREDVVPALREALTTAYGAGEVLPEILAGPAAATELAASDCHTVLNGITGSIGLAPTLAALEAGRTLALANKESLIVGGPLVKAVAEPGQIIPVDSEHAALFQALASGTRADVRKLVVTASGGPFRGRTKAELADVTPADALAHPTWAMGPVITVNSATLVNKGLEVIEAHLLYDIPFDRIEVVVHPQSYVHSMVEFTDGSTMAQATPPDMRGPIAIGLGWPQRVPDAAPAFDWTKASSWEFFPLDNDAFPSVGLARHVGQLAGTAPAVFNAANEECVDAFLYGGLRFDAIMETVTRVVEEHGTPGTGTSLTVADVLEAETWARARARELTTTTAKPTERTTAEARA